One region of Arthrobacter sp. StoSoilB22 genomic DNA includes:
- a CDS encoding IS3 family transposase (programmed frameshift) has translation MTGPRRKYDAAFREEAVQLVLSSDRSVKQVADELGVKESTLGNWLHRHRGKHQDGPALEPVDPGPVSWDEHRKALAENERLKAEVEFLGKSQRLLCREAKVEDFYEFIEAEKANHSVAWLCRALKVSRASFYRWRNPAGPSPRAVRHQDLAAAVTELYKEEKGRAGRDQLTLLLNEKGVRVSAPTVGAIMREHGLRAVRTQAWKATTVQDPQAKTAHIENHMLDAEGKRDFTSTVPGTRLVGDITYLRTGEGWLYLATVIDLFSGMVIGWSMAGHMRASLCTAALQMARNHGHLTGASVVFHSDRGTQYTSDEFQKWCGDNSVTQSMGKVGVCWDNAVAENFFSHLKTEFYHHQRYGSRLAARTGVMEYIEGWYNRRRPNRRAGGIPPAKAHTNYQTRAQQPLAA, from the exons ATGACTGGTCCTAGAAGAAAATATGATGCGGCTTTCCGTGAGGAAGCTGTGCAGCTGGTGTTGTCCTCGGATCGTTCAGTGAAGCAAGTCGCTGACGAGCTCGGGGTGAAGGAGAGCACGTTGGGGAACTGGCTTCATCGGCACCGGGGAAAACATCAGGACGGTCCTGCTCTAGAGCCTGTGGACCCGGGCCCGGTGTCCTGGGATGAACACCGGAAGGCCTTGGCTGAGAACGAGAGATTGAAGGCCGAGGTCGAGTTCTTGG GGAAAAGTCAGCGCCTTCTTTGCCGCGAAGCAAAAGTAGAGGACTTCTACGAGTTCATCGAAGCGGAGAAGGCCAACCATTCCGTGGCCTGGCTATGCCGGGCGTTGAAGGTTTCCAGGGCCTCGTTCTACCGATGGCGCAACCCGGCCGGGCCATCCCCGCGGGCAGTACGGCATCAGGATCTCGCCGCCGCGGTTACCGAGCTGTATAAGGAGGAGAAGGGCCGTGCCGGCCGGGACCAACTGACCCTGCTTTTGAACGAGAAGGGAGTGCGGGTCTCGGCCCCCACTGTCGGGGCGATCATGCGTGAGCACGGGCTGCGGGCCGTCCGCACCCAGGCCTGGAAGGCAACTACCGTCCAGGATCCGCAGGCCAAAACAGCCCACATCGAGAACCACATGCTCGATGCAGAGGGCAAGCGGGACTTCACCTCAACAGTGCCCGGAACCCGCCTGGTCGGTGACATCACCTACCTGCGCACGGGTGAGGGCTGGCTCTACCTGGCTACGGTGATCGATCTTTTCTCCGGCATGGTCATCGGCTGGTCCATGGCCGGGCACATGCGCGCGAGCCTGTGCACCGCGGCGCTGCAAATGGCCCGCAACCACGGCCACCTGACCGGGGCCTCGGTGGTGTTCCATTCGGACCGGGGCACCCAATACACCTCGGATGAATTCCAGAAATGGTGCGGCGATAACTCGGTGACGCAGTCCATGGGGAAAGTCGGGGTCTGCTGGGACAACGCCGTCGCGGAGAACTTCTTCTCCCACCTCAAAACCGAGTTCTACCACCACCAACGCTACGGCTCCCGACTCGCCGCCCGAACCGGTGTCATGGAATACATCGAGGGCTGGTACAACCGCCGCCGGCCCAACCGCCGAGCCGGCGGCATACCACCAGCCAAAGCCCACACCAACTACCAAACCCGCGCCCAGCAACCCCTGGCCGCCTAA